A window from Sphingobacterium hotanense encodes these proteins:
- a CDS encoding TlpA disulfide reductase family protein, producing the protein MNKSVLHICSLLLAGGMFASCANDENIQIKGVIDNPGNVKVVNFYEGDRKLDSTFIADGNRFKFERPATQERLLTVAVGKNRYPVIVEPGKALTFSVDMQQPENYSVEGSELSTKLKDFAALKGRIDFVRDSLQQVFTKATSDLGVNEIQNLRSEMLQKFEPFFKDYVKESVEFANKNQDLAGFYVMSTLDPEMAEQELISYADEIKDKFTDNRYVNDFKTEVNKLRKLAIGQPAPALQAYTKDNKLVKLSDFQGKTVLVDFWASWCMPCREENPNIVKQYHRFKNKNFTVLGVSLDNNPGPWMRAIAEDKLEWTNISDLQAWSSPLVIDYQIKGIPTSYIVDGTGKIIAKNLRGQELEDFLTKTLN; encoded by the coding sequence ATGAACAAGTCCGTATTACATATTTGTAGTTTATTGTTAGCGGGAGGGATGTTTGCATCCTGTGCTAATGATGAAAATATCCAGATTAAAGGAGTTATTGATAACCCGGGGAATGTGAAGGTGGTTAATTTTTACGAGGGAGACCGTAAGTTGGATTCTACGTTTATTGCAGACGGCAATAGATTTAAGTTTGAGAGACCGGCTACGCAAGAGCGATTGTTAACAGTTGCTGTAGGCAAGAATCGTTATCCGGTTATTGTAGAACCTGGCAAGGCACTCACCTTTTCAGTTGATATGCAGCAACCTGAAAACTATTCAGTAGAAGGGTCGGAGCTATCGACAAAACTCAAAGACTTTGCTGCTTTGAAGGGACGCATTGATTTTGTTAGAGACTCCCTGCAACAAGTATTTACAAAAGCGACAAGTGATCTAGGTGTCAATGAAATTCAGAATCTTCGTTCGGAGATGCTACAGAAATTTGAACCCTTCTTCAAAGATTACGTAAAAGAATCTGTGGAGTTTGCGAATAAGAATCAAGATCTAGCTGGTTTCTATGTAATGAGCACCTTAGATCCGGAGATGGCGGAACAAGAATTGATTAGCTATGCTGATGAAATAAAAGATAAGTTCACCGACAATCGCTATGTCAACGATTTCAAAACAGAGGTGAATAAACTTCGGAAGTTGGCGATCGGTCAGCCGGCGCCTGCACTGCAAGCTTACACCAAGGATAATAAGCTTGTGAAGCTTTCAGACTTTCAAGGTAAAACCGTCTTGGTCGATTTCTGGGCTTCATGGTGTATGCCATGTCGTGAGGAAAATCCAAACATTGTTAAGCAATATCACAGATTTAAGAATAAGAATTTCACCGTTCTTGGAGTATCATTAGATAATAATCCAGGTCCATGGATGCGCGCGATTGCAGAAGATAAGTTGGAATGGACTAATATTTCCGATCTGCAAGCTTGGAGTTCACCCCTAGTCATAGACTACCAAATCAAAGGTATTCCTACCTCTTACATTGTGGATGGTACGGGAAAGATAATTGCTAAGAACTTAAGAGGGCAGGAGTTAGAAGATTTTTTAACGAAAACCTTAAATTAA
- a CDS encoding response regulator transcription factor codes for MASKQKILVVDDEADIVELISYNLTKEGYQVYTAANGKEGIKVAKEVYPDLIILDVMMPEMDGIEACRLMRSMPEFKQTFMVFLTARSEEYSEIAGFHVGADDYIAKPIKPRALMSRINAILRRNTSEVIDDQATDKLEISDLVIDRDSFLVYRGEEKFVLAKKEFELLYLLASKPNKVFTREQILKAIWEDSVVVTNRTIDVHIRKLREKIGDSYVTTVKGVGYKFELN; via the coding sequence ATGGCTAGTAAGCAGAAAATTCTAGTGGTTGACGATGAAGCAGACATTGTTGAATTGATTTCGTATAATTTAACCAAAGAGGGATACCAAGTTTACACCGCTGCTAACGGTAAAGAAGGAATTAAAGTTGCAAAGGAAGTTTATCCAGATTTAATCATCTTGGATGTGATGATGCCGGAAATGGATGGTATTGAAGCTTGTCGTTTAATGCGTTCTATGCCTGAATTCAAACAGACTTTCATGGTTTTCTTAACAGCGAGAAGCGAGGAATATTCGGAAATTGCTGGATTCCATGTTGGTGCGGATGATTATATTGCTAAACCAATCAAGCCGCGCGCTTTGATGAGCCGTATCAATGCTATCTTACGTAGAAACACATCCGAAGTTATTGATGATCAAGCGACAGATAAGCTAGAGATTTCAGACTTAGTAATCGACCGTGACTCTTTCTTAGTGTACCGTGGCGAAGAAAAGTTCGTATTAGCGAAGAAGGAGTTTGAGCTTTTATACTTATTAGCCTCGAAACCTAATAAGGTTTTTACACGAGAGCAAATCTTAAAAGCAATCTGGGAAGATTCAGTAGTTGTAACCAATCGTACGATTGATGTTCATATTCGAAAACTACGTGAGAAGATTGGGGATAGCTATGTTACTACGGTAAAAGGAGTTGGCTATAAATTCGAATTAAATTAA